The genomic window CCTGCTTGTTTCGCAGTGACATTCAAGAATTAAATAATTTTGATTGTCTATCATATAATCAAACAAGCCCAAACTGTAATTACCAATATTTATTTCCAGATATCCTGCGGCTCTTATATTCTGTTTTATTTTGAACGATTTTGTCCAAAAGTAATTACTGGGTATTTTTGTAAAGCCGTCAATCGAGAGTATTGCCCTGTAGTAGCCTTTGCTGTCCGAAAAATTAGATTCAATTTCTTTTATCTTTCCATTCATTTCAAGTCCAGACAGCTTAAATCTTGCGGACTTTGCACCTTTAAGCAATTGGAATCTTCTATCGCCGATTAAAATCTCAAAAGGATCAAGCATACCAAAGCCGATAGATTCAATGTTTTGATCTATTTTTTTTAGTGAAGAGGTTTTATATTCAATATAGTCTCTGGTATTAAAAAACTCAATATCAACGTTATTGATAGTCTCGTATTTTGAAAGTATTTTTCCATTCTTTATTTTTTTGAATTCAGAAAGAAAATCAATTACAGCAGTTAGATTAACCGCAATTGGTTCCTCTTTTATATTTTCATATTTTTCCATAAGCTAATGATGATAGGAAGCATAATTTCTAATTTATAAATAGCCTTCGAATATTGTATAGTCTACGGTTTTATTATAATATTTGATACTCTGTTATTATATTTTGGATTCGCCTGTTCAAATTCATCAATTGTGGCATAAAGCCCCTTCCTGTTTCTAGATCCAAAATATCCTATTAGATTTAAAATAACATCCCTTAAGATATGATCAAGTTTTAAATAATTTTTCCACATTTCTTCGTTGCTATTTCCAATATTTCCTTCATGAACGGCTGAATTCCTTTCTTTTTTGATCATTTTTTTAACACTTGTGCTAATTGGAATTTTTGCAAAAATTAAAAAATCCAATAAGTTTTTAGATGAACTGTTGTTTTTGTTTAAATTTGAAAGAATAGAATTCATTCGATTCCAGGCATTTTTATCAATCTCTTTTACTGGTAGAATTGAATCTAAAAGTTTGGCTTTAATATGTTTCTCGAAGAACTCATTATCTATAAAATTACCTGGCTGCTGATTTATACTCTCAGAATACTTTTTGGCAATTTTTTCCAAAGCTGTGATGAGTATAAAATATCTTTCTTTTAAACCCATCGTTTGAGTTGATACATTCAGTGAAAAAATTAATGAGCTGAAATCCAGCATCTCATTAAAATGCCTGAATCTGTTAAAGCAATTACTAAAAATCTCCCAAAAAATCCTGTTGGAGTATGAATGGTGATAATTTATCTGCAGATAATTATTATGGCTGTCATCGTATTTATTTAAAAACGAGTAATTTATTTCTGCCCGTGAAAAGTAGCCTGTATTGCTTTGTCCATAAAATTCTCCTATGTACTCCTTTCTAATTTTTACAACTGCACCATTCATAAAAGATAACAGGGAAATTAGATCTTTCTTAATACTAAGATAATCATCATAATACAATCTACAGTGTCCTTCACTTTCTCTAAAATCCAGCAGCAAATTTTGAGAATTTATCTTTTGAATGATCCTGACTTTAAAATAATTGCCATTATCTTTCAAATTATCAATTACCAAAGTTGTTTCAGTATGATCCGGAATAGTATTGGTAAAAAAATCGTCAACATCACTAAACCCCCTCTTCCTTGTAGTATGTGTAAAATTTGCAAATGTTGTCTTAAAGTTTTCCAGTTCAACAAACCATATCCGCTCTCTGAAATCCTCTTCGTCATTGGAAAGTTTTTTAGAATTGGGTTTGACAAGTTTAACATCCCCATCCAGTCTAAACTCAATTTTGTTATTATAGCTATTATGTTTGGTCAACAACAAACCGGCACATTCGATTTCATATTTTTTCTCAGTTATGCCAACTAGTTTGTAATAATAAGCAAACTCATATTTCTTATGCAGGGAATGATCTTCAAGATTTATTTCAAGCCTGTAAATTCCGTCTTCTAAAAACACTAAAGCAAAAGGAATATCTACCTTCTCATCCTGGCATTCTAAATATCCTGATGTAATTGTATAAACTAGACTCATAATTCATTTTGATTTTAAAGGCCGTAAATATTTAGATTCTTCTTCGCTTTCTCAAATCATCAGAATATTGTAAAGCTGGATCATCTTTTCTTTTATTCTAAAACTGATTTGATTTTTTAAACATTTACTGCTGATTACGATTCAAAATAACAGCTATTCTGCGCAGTTATTCTGCGCAGTTTCAAAATAAAAAACATAACGCCAATATCCGATTATTCAAGCATTCCACATCCAATGGCTTTGTTTGTTTGTTTCTTTCTTTTTTTATTTCATCCAAATATCTGATGGTAGACATTTTCCTGCGCCATCACATATCTTTCAATTCCATCCTGCAGATCCATAACTTATTTTTTCAAAATACTTAGTGATACGTGTGAAAGTAGAAATTGGAGATTTTCTTTTAATCATTAGGAAATAATTCTGTCAAGCTATTGCAGCCGTTTTCAGAATATATTGCTTTATAATTATGTTTATCTTTCAAAATCTTGCTGTCCCACATTGAATTAAACTCAGTTTTATAATTAAAAATAATTTCCTTATGATTTTTATCCGAAACAATAATCTGTGCGATAGCTTCTGCATGGGGATGTTTGTATCTGCTGCCATTAGTCGAGACAAGGAATCTGGCACTGGAAATCTTTTTTAGAAAATCCGGACCAGTATTGCTATGGCTTCCATGGTGCGAAACTTTTACCAAATCAAATTCATGAACTTCCTTTCCTAATTTATCTAATGATTCGATTAATACTGAAGGGTGCGCATCTGCACAGAAGAGTACTGATTTTCCGCAATATTCAGCTTTAAAGGCAATGCTGCTTCCATTGCCTTCCCTACTATCTTCTTTAAAAGGATTAGCCGCAAGCTCCTCGATATTAAAAAATCCTTTACCAAATTTTTCGGTATCATCCGCCTCGCCTTCGTCCTCCATATTATATCCAAAACCTGCTTTCAATCCATTATCTTCCAGTTCTTTCTCCCATACAGGGCGCAGAAGACGCAGCTTTTCATTTGTTGGCGATAAAAGTGTTAATTTCATCCCCCCGCCCAATATTACGACAGGCAGCTCTCCATTATCAGGGACTACAACTGCTTTTTCATTAAATTCAGTATTCCATTTGAGTGAATGCCTAAGTATTGCCGCAGTCAGTCGTTCGCCCTGTGCCGGACCGAAACTTTCGGTATCATCGCTTGGAAGATGCAGATAGCCGTTATACCAAATGGATTTAATTTTGAAAGGCAGTGCCTTCTCTTCCAGAATTGATAAAATTCCTTCTATATGATCTTGATCGATATGAGTTACAACAAGCAATTCCAATTCTTTCTCATCCTCAGGAAGAAGATTGAATATTTTTTTGATTGAAGCTTTTGTCCCCCCTGTCCCTCCATCTATGAGGATACGATTTAACTTTTTGTCGTCTCCATATTCAACAAGAAGACAATCGCCAAATGTGGCTGGAAGCGCATTAACATTGAATACATTTTTCATAATCCTTTTTTTATCTATAATTTCTGTCTGCTGCGCAAAACCGTAAATGCACTGGCAGAATCAGCGCAGGACAGCCAGTTGCGGACTTCTTTATATGCAGCGATAATTACCTCATCCTCCTGATTCATATAATGTAGCCTCATTAAACCTTCATGAAGAAGTTTTAAACCGTCTGTAAACTGCGGTATTCCTCTTCGGCAAGCCTCCAGAAGATAATCCCTGATTTCAAGAAGATCCGGATTCGGTCCACGCATCAACTGTGCTGCATGTATAATACATCCGTCCGGAAGCCAGTCAAACCAATCTGCAAGATTTTTCGGCCAGTGGTGCAGGTTCTCGATTGAATTAGTGCGCAAAAGAAAATAGCCTCCTAATGAAGCGTACGAAGGATTTTCTATCTTATCATAAAGAAGTTTTTCCGCATAATTAATATGCTCAAAAAGGCTTTTTGCTTTTCCTATCTCTCCTATTGAAAGCATCCTTAAAAGTGTTTCAGCTTCTTTTGATCCAAGCTCAACTGTAAAGCAGAGTTCATGACTCGATCTTGTGCTTCGGTTATTTGAAACCGAAATGTTTATTTCCTCATTAATAGGCAGTTTCACTAGAAAGTTAATCCCTCCATATTTCAGATAAAGTCTGGAATTTGGTTTTTCTAAGGTGCTAATTTTATAGGACTGATTTAGATCTATTTCATTGAAAATACTTACTGGAAAAACATTTTCACGATAACGCTCAGATAAAAACTCATGAATAAAATTGTAATCATATCTGAATTTTTGATCGTAAGGATACTGAAAATTCATTAGATATTGCATGTCAATATCTTTCCAATTAGATGTTTTGTAATTAAACTTCTCTTCGTTTAAACTGTCGTCATTCCCAATATTTACAGAAATATTAGGTTCTGAACCCGCAATAAAACTTCTTAGATGCTCTATTCCTCTAGGATCCGTAACCCTGACAGCATACACGCCTTCCTTAAGGAGAGCATTATAACTAGACTCTGTAGTCCACTTAAATATAACTACATTAAGATTTGAGTCGAGAATCTCCAATTGTTTCAACTCTGAATCATTCTGGAAATTCATATTTATATTAATGGTTGACCTAATCATTTGATATAAATTTTTGTTTTCATAAAAGGCGGTTCAACCGGATAATACTCCACGTGGTTAGAAAAAGAATTATCATTGAATTCAGCTGAAATCCTATACATTCCCGCGCTACCTTGAAATATCCAGGGTTGGGGCTGAGGTTCTGGTTCTCTTCTATATTCATCTGCTGTATCAAGATTACTGCAGTGTAAACCCGCGGCACTGTGCGCTTCATCTGGGCAGCACATTATATTTATCTCGGCCTGCGGAGCTTCTGGATGATGAAGGAGGTCGATGCTGTCGCTATAGGAAGTGCTGCATTTCTCGATTCCTGCATTTCCAGGGTTCATTATACCCATAAGGGTATTCATTTCTCCGCATATTCCACTTGTCGAAACGACCCAGCCATCATCTTTCTTTTTTGAAATGCCGCCGTGAAGCGCTTTGATAAGTGAATTTGTGTAATGTGAAATGCTGTTCATTCTGCCTTGAGCATTCTTGTTCCTTGCCACAGATTGCTGCGTTAGATCATATAGGCAGTTTGTCTGAGTGTGGGAAGGCGGATCAAGAGGATTTGCCATGAACCTATTAAGAAGCATATCATTGGTAAGACCTCTGCATGAATCTATAAAAAACAGCTGTGTTTTTGCTCTACAAGATTGAAATCCAACTCTTGTTTCCGTAAAACAAAATGCTCCAGAAAAAGGATTCAGAGATGATTTGGCAAAATCTTCCGCTAAAAGGAGGTGCAATGAATCCTTTTCATATCCATGCCCGCAGAAAAAGAAAAAAGCTACATTATCAGAATCTTCATCGCATCGTTTTTTCCACTTTTCGTATTCATTCTGAATATTTTCAATTGTTGCTGGAATTAAATCCTCCCCCGGAAAAACTTCTTTTCCTTGTGGAGCTTTTGACAATAATATCTGCACACTTCCCAATGGCACTATCCATCTCTCAGCATCATGGAGTTCTTTTATGCATTTATATAAAGCTTCAACAGATACTGGAGGAGAAGTCAACTGTTCAAGATCCTTTGCAACATCAAACTCTTGATCAATCGGCTCCATTCCTTCTTTAAGATATCTATAACCTCCGACCCCTATTAACAGCACATGCATTTTAGGGCCTTCCGTTTTATTCTCAAATATTAAACTCATATTTTAAGGTGGCTAGTTTTAAAAATCATGATAAAATAAAAGCAAAATAAAGACAATTAAAAGAAAAACTATAGGTATTTACACCTGTTTTTAACAAAATCCAAACTTCCTAAAATCAGAATCCAGTCTAAAATCTTGATTCAAAATCTTAATCTCCCAACTACTGTTGCCTTTGTTTGAGTTATCGCACAATACTTTACTGTCTTGAGCACTCCTCTTCACCAACCCCATCTCCTATATGCAATTAAATAACATATCAGTAAACATCCAACCGGCAACAAATTATCTAATGGAAACAACCTTAATTAGATTTCTCAAATATTTTTTAGGCCATTTACTAAAGGCTGTCGATTGTAAAATCACTATTGCTTTTAACATCTATTATGTCAGCAACTCAATGTCCCAAGGTCATGCCATAAAATCCTCTTTAGATCAGTTTCAAAATCCATCATTTAGCATAATTTACTATTGCTAAAGTAGTCATAGTTTTATATCGAGAACCTAAATGCATAAAGCATAATCATCTACATTTCAGTATATTTGGAAATCTAAATAAATCACAATATGATTAATACTATTTCAGATTTTCTCGAGCAACTTAAGAAAACAGGACTTGAACAGATATCTTTAAATGATTCTGATATCAAGCATACAGTAACCATAGGCAACATGTATGAAGGATTAACTTCAGAAATTTTAAATAAATCTATTTTTTCAGGGCTTAATCTGAAAATAGTAAACAATAGCTTTATTTATAATGACAGCGGCAGATTAAGTAAAGAAATGGACTGCATGATCGTTATTGGTGATGGCAAAAAAATATCTTTTTCAAATCAATATAAATATCATATCCGCGACGTAGTAGCTGTAGTGCAGGTCAAAAAAAAACTATACAAAAATGACATTTATGATGCACACGAAAATTTAAGATCCGTTATAGAGGTTTCCGAACCTCGGGACGGAGAGCAATATATGAATCAAATCCTGTCTGATTCCTACAAATTACTTGTCGGCAAGAATCTGCCATCATATGAACAGCTGCCCGATCTCTCATGGAGAGAACAGATGATGTATCATTACCTGCAGCTACAGGCTTTCTGGCCCATTAGAATATTGATTGGGTATGAAAGCTATAAAAAGGAGAATGCCCTCCGTGAAAGTTTTTATAACCTCCTTAAGGATGCTGTCACAGAAGGCCCAAAACCCAACTATAGTCCTGTTAACTTTCCCGATCTGCTGATCTGCGGCCAGAATTCGATAATTAAGAATATAGGAATGCCTTTTGCTTATCCCCTAGAGCATCGAAAGGAATTTTTCTGGCAGATTTTGTTTACCACTAATGAAAAACCTATGTTTTTACTCCTGGAAATGATCTGGACCAGATTGAGTTACAGGTTCAGCCTGGGCTCAGAAATATTTGGTGATGATTTTTCTCCCGAAGGTTTTCACAAATTCTTAAGCTGCAAAGAAAACCAAATAGATGAATCGTATTTTGGCTGGGAATACAACTATACTTCTTTTAGTGATGAGCAGCTCGCTGAAGCACCAAAAAAAATGGAATGGGAACCAGTTAAAATTGATGAAAATGAAACAATAATTCTAAAGACACTTGTAAAAAATGGCCGTATAAAATGCGACGAGGAACTTAAAAAATTCTTAGCCTCCAAAAATGTTGAAGTCACGGAACTCATAAAGTCATTAACAGCCAAAAGAATCGCTTATCAGGAAAATGATGAAATATTGCTATTAATTGATTTACCAGTGATTGCATTAGGAAATGGGCAAAATTATATTGGAGAAAATAAAAGCGGTGAGATGTTTTTCTGGATGAACAAACAGCCCGCTGGTAATTCAAAAACTTAAACCATATTACATCTAAATTTACGGCTTTCATACCTAAGGGCCTTTATGCGCTGATGATTCACGAAGAAGAAAAGTAACAAAACTGACATACAGATAAAAATTAAGGCATCACATAGAAACTTATATTGGTTCTACTTTAGATGCCTTGAAGCATTAGGAAGTCTATAAAATATAGTTTCTAAATGATTGTTCTTTTCGCAAGGCAAAAATAGATTAGTTTCTTTATTCTTATATTTGTTTTGCAGGTAATATAAAAACAGCTCACAAAAAAAATGGAGAAAACTACTGAAATTTTTTTTTTTCCCGCACTCAATGGCGACAGTTTCTTAGTTTCTAGTGAAGGCACAAATGTTCTGATTGACGGTGGATATGTTAATACATATAGGAACTTTTTAAAACCTAAACTTCAAGAACTAAAACTGAAACAGCAAGTTCTGGATTTGATCGTTGTTACACATATCGATGGAGATCATATTTCTGGAATTAATAAACTTCTAGAAGAAAATAACAACGTAAAATTTATTGACATCAAAAATATATGGCATAATTCTTATCGACATTTACAATTTCGAGAAGGTGATGATAAAAAATTTTTTTCAGATTCTCTAAAAAGTTTAGCAGAAATGAAAACAACTGTATCACTAAAAGAAGAGCTATTAGAAAAGGAAAGGGATGTAAGTGTAAAAAAAGGCTCAGCACTTGCAAAGCTAATTCATGAAGGTTTGTACAACTGGAATAAGCACTTTTCAGGTTCACGTGTTGTTTTTCACAAAGAAGCTCTTTTTGAGGGCAGCTTCTCATTTTTGATTCTTTCTCCAAACAAATTTAAATTAGACAAGCTAAAAGATTATTGGCTAAAGGAGCTTTATAAGCTGGGATACGTAAATGACTTATCCAGTTCCGATTTTATTGATGATGCCTTTGAATTTGTAATTGCCAGCGCAAAAGAAATGAAAGTTAATCGGGAAAAGAATATTTCTGCAAGCTATAACTTGGACTTCGAAAAATTATTGTTGACGGAGTTCTCAGAGGACAATGCTCCTGCCAATGGAAGCTCAATATCATTTATAATGCAATCCGGAAACTCTAAAATCCTTTTCCTAGGCGATTCTCATCCTTCTGTAATAATTGAAAGCTTAAAACTTTTATATGCTGATTATGAGTTTCCGCTCTACTTTGACGCTATTAAAGTTGCGCACCATGGAAGTGCTGTCAACACCAATGACGAATTGCTGCACTTAATTGATTCAAAAAAATTTCTTATTTCGACCAATGGAAATTCTTTTGGACATCCTGATATGGAAACCATCGCCAGAATCGTTACAAGAAAAACAGATTACCAAAGAACCTTATATTTCAACTATCCACTGGAAATTATCAGTCATATTAACGATGAAAAAATGAAAGAAAAATACAATTACAAATGCGTTGTATCGGAAGGTGCGGCAATAAAAATTACGTTGCATGAAACCATTAATTAATCACTCGCATGTACTGCAATCCTGTCTGGAAATTCATTGCGGAAGCGACCAGGGAACTGGTTTTGTAATCTCGAGAAATGTAATCCTTACAGCCTTTCATGTCATCGCAGATTATGTAGATGACCAAAAGATATTTATACAAAGAAGTGAAGGAAAAGTTGAATGCAAAGTTGTAGCAACTTCGATTGATCTAGATCTATGTTTATTGTCCTGCGATGTAGATGACCTAGATTCTCTGCCTTTGGAAGCAAGCATACTTCGTTTAAGGGAACCGTGTCAGATTTATGGCTTCCCATACGCATCGCGCCAATTGGGGGTCAGTCTAAATGGAAAAATTAGCCAATCTATAAACGATGATGCAAGCGATTTTATAATAAATGAGCTTGATATTGACCCGAAATTCGATCACGAGGGACTTTCAGGAGCTCCGGTAATAATTGAGGGAAAAGTCGCCGGAATTGTACGAAGACAATTAGATGAACGACTTTCAATTGTAAGTGTTTTGAAAGCATCCAAATTCTTGGGATCGAATGGTGTTGAATTCGACGAGAATTTGCCTGCATATCACATTCCTCATGGTTTTGAAGAACAAATAGCTACCTCGAGACCAAACCGTGCCGTGATAACCAGACTTGAAGAAGCTCTTGAAACTGACAGTAGCTGGTTTTTACTATACGGCTCACCTGGATCAGGTAAATCAACACTTTCAGCATCCTTTTCCCCACGTCTAAAAACAACAATAGTTGCTTGTCGGTATTTTCTGAAAATTCCAAATGATAATGAGCCATTGGCCCTTCGCAGATCCAAGCTGTTTTTCTTAGAGTATTTGGAAAACGTGATTTCAACAACCATAACAGGGCAGCGGCTGCCCAAAGATGAACTTTCTTTTGAACAGCGGCTTCTAAGGATGAAAAATCTTTTGGAGGAGTTTGCAGCTTATCACTTGGCAAAAAAACTAACGGTCTGCATAATTATCGACGGACTTGATGAAGTTCCCTTACTGGAGGAATTCCTTGGAGTACTCCCTACATCAGTTCCAAAAGGAATAAAAATACTATTGTCCGCAACATCTCCGCAAATTTTACCCTCGCACTACAAAAATTTAATCGCTGCAGAACAGCAGATACTAGTTACTCCGCTTTCAATGTCCCAGTGTGAAGGGCTTATAATTGAAGAGTTAAGGCAAGATCTTATATCAGTTGAAGAGGTTCAGGCTCTTGCTGAAAAATCTGAAGGACATCCTCTGTATTTGCGTTATCTTATTAATTTCTTAAAGAACTGTGAACCGGATTTTTTTGATGAGAAGTTTGATGAATGGCTGAAAAAGATCCCCATAATTCAGGGAGATATCACCAATTACTATGATTCGCTATGGGATCGATTTTATGAAAATCCAAGCAAGCTCTGGATTATCATAATATTCTCACAAGTCCGTCAACCCATTTCGACAGACGAAGCATATCAGATATTACCTGAATCGCTAAAACTAACATTTACCTCTAATTTTGATTCGATAAAATATTTATTTTCTGGTGAAAATTATCTTGAAATTTATCACAACTCTTTCAAAATTTATGCAGTCTCAAAGACAAAGCGAGAAGAACCACTTGCAAATGATTATATCTCTAGTTTTCTAGCATCAGAACTTGAATTAGATCTATCACTTAATAACCTACTTTACCATTATTCAAAGAGTTCAAAGAAATCATTTGCTGTTCAACAATGCAACCAAACATGGGCAGACCGATGTGCAATGAATGATGTTGCTCCTGATCTGGTTTTAGACGATATCAAGCAGGTAATCAGATTGTCAATAGAGTTAAAACTGACACTCGACACAATCCGTTTATTGCTGTTACTACAAAGGATTGATTTCCGCTATGACAGTATTTTTACAGAACATGCGAACCTGCTTGCCTTTTCTCTAATCTCTATTGGAAAATATGACGCAGCTATTAAATATCTCGTACGAGATGCAGACCTGCTTATTGGCAATTATGATGCTGTTAACTTTTTACAATTATTTTATGAGAACAAGGCAATTGACGAGGCCAATATTTTATATGAATCATTAGAAAAAAGATACCGTAAATTCATTGAAGAGGGAATACGTTCAAATGACGGGATGAATGTAGACATGTTTGAAGTAATTATCAGAGCAAACGCCTTATCCATCAGTGATAATCCGAAGACAGGTTTTCAAAGATGTATGGGTATATTGGCCATGCTGAAAAATGTAGAAGACGGTGCTAGAAAAGCTAATGAGAATGAAGGCGCTGACGATATATATGCATTACGTGAGCTTGGATCCGGTTGGATAAATGCATATGCACTGCGCAGTATCGATTATTTTGTTCCATCTAAAATGGTGCATGAAAAAATGAAAATTGATATTGATGATGGATGGGCAAACATTCGTGCATTGAGCATATTATTTTTTGATGAATTTAATGATTATAATAACATCATTGTTGATAAAAACGA from Flavobacterium sp. KACC 22763 includes these protein-coding regions:
- a CDS encoding ComEC/Rec2 family competence protein, producing MKNVFNVNALPATFGDCLLVEYGDDKKLNRILIDGGTGGTKASIKKIFNLLPEDEKELELLVVTHIDQDHIEGILSILEEKALPFKIKSIWYNGYLHLPSDDTESFGPAQGERLTAAILRHSLKWNTEFNEKAVVVPDNGELPVVILGGGMKLTLLSPTNEKLRLLRPVWEKELEDNGLKAGFGYNMEDEGEADDTEKFGKGFFNIEELAANPFKEDSREGNGSSIAFKAEYCGKSVLFCADAHPSVLIESLDKLGKEVHEFDLVKVSHHGSHSNTGPDFLKKISSARFLVSTNGSRYKHPHAEAIAQIIVSDKNHKEIIFNYKTEFNSMWDSKILKDKHNYKAIYSENGCNSLTELFPND
- a CDS encoding caspase family protein, translated to MSLIFENKTEGPKMHVLLIGVGGYRYLKEGMEPIDQEFDVAKDLEQLTSPPVSVEALYKCIKELHDAERWIVPLGSVQILLSKAPQGKEVFPGEDLIPATIENIQNEYEKWKKRCDEDSDNVAFFFFCGHGYEKDSLHLLLAEDFAKSSLNPFSGAFCFTETRVGFQSCRAKTQLFFIDSCRGLTNDMLLNRFMANPLDPPSHTQTNCLYDLTQQSVARNKNAQGRMNSISHYTNSLIKALHGGISKKKDDGWVVSTSGICGEMNTLMGIMNPGNAGIEKCSTSYSDSIDLLHHPEAPQAEINIMCCPDEAHSAAGLHCSNLDTADEYRREPEPQPQPWIFQGSAGMYRISAEFNDNSFSNHVEYYPVEPPFMKTKIYIK
- a CDS encoding DUF6602 domain-containing protein encodes the protein MINTISDFLEQLKKTGLEQISLNDSDIKHTVTIGNMYEGLTSEILNKSIFSGLNLKIVNNSFIYNDSGRLSKEMDCMIVIGDGKKISFSNQYKYHIRDVVAVVQVKKKLYKNDIYDAHENLRSVIEVSEPRDGEQYMNQILSDSYKLLVGKNLPSYEQLPDLSWREQMMYHYLQLQAFWPIRILIGYESYKKENALRESFYNLLKDAVTEGPKPNYSPVNFPDLLICGQNSIIKNIGMPFAYPLEHRKEFFWQILFTTNEKPMFLLLEMIWTRLSYRFSLGSEIFGDDFSPEGFHKFLSCKENQIDESYFGWEYNYTSFSDEQLAEAPKKMEWEPVKIDENETIILKTLVKNGRIKCDEELKKFLASKNVEVTELIKSLTAKRIAYQENDEILLLIDLPVIALGNGQNYIGENKSGEMFFWMNKQPAGNSKT
- the avs1a gene encoding AVAST type 1 anti-phage system MBL fold metallo-hydrolase Avs1a, giving the protein MEKTTEIFFFPALNGDSFLVSSEGTNVLIDGGYVNTYRNFLKPKLQELKLKQQVLDLIVVTHIDGDHISGINKLLEENNNVKFIDIKNIWHNSYRHLQFREGDDKKFFSDSLKSLAEMKTTVSLKEELLEKERDVSVKKGSALAKLIHEGLYNWNKHFSGSRVVFHKEALFEGSFSFLILSPNKFKLDKLKDYWLKELYKLGYVNDLSSSDFIDDAFEFVIASAKEMKVNREKNISASYNLDFEKLLLTEFSEDNAPANGSSISFIMQSGNSKILFLGDSHPSVIIESLKLLYADYEFPLYFDAIKVAHHGSAVNTNDELLHLIDSKKFLISTNGNSFGHPDMETIARIVTRKTDYQRTLYFNYPLEIISHINDEKMKEKYNYKCVVSEGAAIKITLHETIN